In one Dermatophilaceae bacterium Sec6.4 genomic region, the following are encoded:
- a CDS encoding SGNH/GDSL hydrolase family protein, giving the protein MGRARRARKIASRAAYGGGIGAVSAAGIAVTGWAVLRGEAAMARRLVGHHFDGAPDDQGTYGSGPGKLLDLLVLGDSSAKGLGADIPSQTVGAVNANALAAISGRPVRLTNVAVIGAVSTDLDRQVDEALSLVPHPAICIIMVGANDVANRLPRATSVQHLASAVHALRAADAQVVVGTCPDLGAVRPVPQPLRQLARRWSRDLAAAQTVAVVEHGGRTVSLGDLLGHEFQNIPQVMFSADRFHPSAAGYARAASALLPSVLDSLGFVSVDTGRSPDVRRGEGVNPVSVAAMHAARDPGTEVVGTQVRGDERGRQGRWAVLLRRHRTAMPATIPPDTAAVQDLQPPTPHDPRVGPSNATS; this is encoded by the coding sequence ATGGGCAGAGCGCGCAGAGCACGCAAGATCGCCTCCCGCGCGGCGTACGGCGGGGGCATCGGCGCCGTGAGCGCCGCAGGCATCGCCGTCACCGGCTGGGCGGTCCTCAGGGGTGAAGCGGCAATGGCGCGGCGCCTGGTCGGGCACCACTTCGACGGCGCACCCGATGACCAGGGCACCTACGGGTCCGGCCCGGGCAAATTACTGGACCTGCTGGTCCTGGGTGATTCCAGTGCCAAGGGGCTCGGAGCGGACATTCCAAGTCAGACGGTCGGCGCGGTCAACGCCAACGCGCTCGCCGCCATTTCCGGCCGACCGGTGCGACTGACCAACGTCGCCGTTATCGGGGCTGTCTCAACCGACCTGGACCGTCAGGTCGATGAAGCGTTGTCGCTGGTGCCACACCCCGCGATCTGCATCATCATGGTCGGCGCGAACGACGTCGCGAATCGGCTACCGAGAGCGACTTCAGTGCAACACCTCGCCTCGGCGGTCCACGCGCTACGCGCCGCCGACGCGCAGGTGGTCGTGGGCACCTGTCCCGACCTCGGCGCCGTCCGCCCGGTGCCCCAGCCGTTGCGTCAACTCGCCCGACGGTGGTCTCGCGATCTGGCGGCGGCCCAGACCGTCGCAGTCGTAGAGCACGGCGGACGGACCGTGTCGCTGGGGGACCTGTTGGGCCACGAGTTCCAGAACATCCCGCAGGTGATGTTCAGCGCGGATCGTTTCCACCCCTCCGCCGCTGGCTACGCCCGAGCCGCGTCGGCGCTGCTTCCCAGCGTGCTGGACTCACTCGGCTTCGTATCAGTGGACACCGGTCGCAGCCCGGACGTCCGCCGCGGTGAAGGGGTGAACCCGGTCTCGGTAGCCGCCATGCACGCAGCACGCGATCCTGGTACCGAAGTTGTCGGCACCCAGGTGCGCGGGGACGAGCGCGGGCGACAAGGTCGCTGGGCGGTGCTGCTACGACGTCACCGCACTGCGATGCCCGCAACGATCCCGCCGGATACCGCGGCGGTCCAAGACCTGCAGCCACCCACACCACACGACCCGAGGGTCGGCCCATCGAACGCCACCTCGTGA